The DNA sequence CCCAAAAAGACATCGAAGCTTTCTATATTCGACTGTTCGATCAAGTAGTTCCGGCAGATTTTCCATTCTTGGGCGCTTGCTCGGGCAATGGACTTTTGGGCAACTATTGTGGGGCCGTGATATCAAAAAAGTATAATGAGCCCATCGGCAGTGTTGAGGTCACGGTGACCAAAGAAGGAATGAAAGATCCACTTCTGAAGGGCTTACCAAGAACATTTTCTGCGTTGGTGGGCCATAAAGAGGCCTGTGATGATGTGCCGCCCGGTACGGTGCTTTTGGTTTTATCACAACCTTGTCCCGTTCAAATGTTCAGGGTCAAGAAGAACATTTATGCCGTGCAATTTCACCCCGAGGCAGATGCCGACGAATTTGTTCTTCGTATAAAGACCTATAAAAACCACGGTTATTTCGCACCCGAAGAAGCCGATGGCTTGATCAAGGCCGTTCGACAAGCCCAGGCCCCGGTACCCAAAGAAATACTCTGGCGTTTTGTGCAACGCTATAAATAGCTAGCGGTAGCCTAACTTGTGCTGCTTCTTGCCAAAGTGTTTTATCAATTCAGGCTTCTATACTCACTAGGGCTCATTCCTGTTTTGGCCTTAAAGATTTTGGAAAAATGCTGTGAATATTCATAACCCAGGCCATAGGCTATTTCGCTTACCGATTCCGTTGAGCGCAACAAACGGTTTTTGGCCTTGTTCATCAGAAAATCATCGATATGGGCCTTGGCACTTTTACCTGTTTCCTTTTTCAAGAGATCGCTCAAATATTTAGGCGACATATGTAGTTCTTCCCCGCAAAAATCAACCGAGGGAATGCCACCGTTCAATTGGTTTTCGTTGGCGTAATACTCTTTCAGCAAATGCTCAAATTTTGTAAGAACATCTTTGTTGAGGTTGGTTCGGGTATAAAATTGGCGGTCGTAGTACCGCGTACAGTAATCCAACAACAATTCAATATTGGCATTGATCAATTTCTGACTGTGGCGATCGATGTTCTGTTGGTATTCTTTTTCTATTTTGGCCACCAGTCCATTGAGCGTCTGTTTTTCCTCGTCAGAAAGGTGCAGGGCCTCCGTGATGTCGTAAGAGAAAAACGAATAGTTGTCAATGGTGCTGCCCAATTCAGATTTTCTGATTAGATCGGGATGGAACAGCAGGGCCCAACCGGGATCTTCAGCGGTAGATTTATGCCCATCATAGCTGAGCACCTGCCCTGGTTTAATGAATACCATTGAACCCTCTTGAAAATCGTAAGAACTACGACCATACCCCATACTGCCCTCGGTTTCGTTCTTTTGGGTGATACAGTACATGCCAAACGAGCAACGTACGTGATGATATTCTGGCCTGATGTCGGTATCTTTAAATCGAATGACCGAGACCAACGGATGCTTGGGCTTGGTCAGTCCGAAGACATCATGCATATCTGAAATGCTCTCTATATGCACTATTTCTTGCATCCGTTTAGATTTGATAGGAGTAAACATACTATTTTTTTAAATCGTATGCTAGAGTATAAATGGTTGACCGGTAAGCTTTTCCGATAATTGCCAAAGTCTTGTCGCCACATCTTCCCTTTTCGAATAGTCACTTCGCTTGGCGACGCCCACTTTTCCTTTGAACTCGTTAAAACCCTGTGGTCCAAAATATTCACCTCCCTGAACGTCTGTACTCAAGGCAGCGAACAGGGAAGGCTTGGCCGCTGAAGCATTGGAATTTAAAATGAACGGCGACAAAATCTTGAACGTATAGTACTTCACTTTTGACATTTCATCAAAAAGTCCTGAGTCTGAACCCCCTGGATGTACGGCAAGTGCGACCATCTTTTTGCCCGACTGTTTTAGCTGTCGGTTCAGTGCATCGGCAAACATCAAATTGGCCAATTTCGATTGCCCATAGACCGCTTCGGCATCATCAATGTTTTCGCCATTCAGATCGTCAAAGTGAATCTTTGCGGTTTTATGGGCGATGCTGCTCAAGGCCACAATGCGCGAGGCCGCATCATCGGGCATCAGGTCGATCAACAGATTGGTCAACAAAAAGTGGCCCAGGTGATTGGTGGCAAATTGCAATTCTATACCGGCCCCGTTCTTTTTGCCAGAGTATATCAGCACTCCGGCATTGTTGATGAGCACGTTCAATTTAGAGTAGTTGTTTTTGAAGTTTTTGGCGAAGGCCCTTACGCTGTTCAAATCACTCAAGTCTAATTGCAAGATGTCTAGATCTGCATCGGGTGATTTTTGCAAAATAGCTGATTTGGCTTTTTCAGCTTTTGCCATATTGCGGCATGCCATCACGACTTTGAACCCGTATTTTGCCATTGCCAAAGTAGTCTCAAAACCAATGCCGTTGTTGGCGCCGGTAACGATGGCAATTCTGCCCTGTTGTGTTGGAATGTTTTTTAGCTTGAAATCCATGATGCTTTTTTTTGACCTATTATTGATTGAATCTTTGTTCTACCTCTGCCTTTAATTTTCGATTGAATGCCGTGTAGCCCTCGGCATACATTTTAGACAGGTTACCGCCCATCAACCAGGTAATTCCCTTCATGATTTCATCGGACTGGACAAACCTGGTTTTTCCATCGCTGGTCGGTTCAACCCTAAAATGATGGTTGTCCCTAATGCCGCCCGGACCTTTTTCGGCCCAGAAAAATTCCTTTCCGTCCGTTACCGAAATAGTGTGCTCAATGGTAGTGCGTTTTTCTTTTTTAGGATTGGTTTGAAATATCGCCGTGATTTTTTCACCATCCTTGATTTCCCCTTGTATGTCCACCAAGAAAGCGGCCCATTTTTTATAGGAGGCGGTGTCGGTAAGAACCGACCAAACCTGTTCTGGGGTTGCATCGATGATAATATCGGTGTAAATGGTGCGGTACGAAGCACTCAGCCTTTCCACCTTTACGGTTTCGTTTTTGGAAGTTTCCATACGGTGTATTGTTTATGATTCGATAACTACTGCAAATTTCCTCCCTTACCAACAGATTACCGTATAGATTTCTCGCAAGCTTGTATATATTTTCCAGTTATGCGGCGGCAAGGGTAGGGTATGGAAATACTGGGCTAGCAGTATGATAGGATAGCTTTGTTCTCCAAAATCTCAGTGTCTGCACCATTCATGCCAACACGAAACATGGCCGTGGCCAATTCGGTGGACTTAATGCTGCTACTGCTTCCCCCTAAACGAATTAGTGGATAAAGGAACCGCATCATACGGTACATCACATTGGGCTCTTTGCGTGGGGTTACGGGATATATGTATCCTGGGCGAAATGCGTGAAATTTCAAGCCCAGTTCAGAAATCCGGTTTTCTGCCATGCCTTTATACCGGGCAAAGGAGGTACGGCTCTTTTCGGTGCGGTCGGCCCCGGCACCACTGAGCAAACATAATCTGGCATTTGGGTTGCCTACTTTTACGGCTTCTGCAAAGGCGACGGCATAATTAACAGTAATCTCCTTGAATTTGGCATCGGGTACCTGTCCGGTATAGACCCCGATGCAAAAGAAGGCGGTATCCACTTGTTTGAATATATCGGCATGCGCCGAATAATCCCCAAAGTCATCGATGATGACCTCTTTTAATTTGTGGTGTTCGTCACCCGTTTTTTTGCGCACCAATGAAGTCACTTGGGCTATTTCAGAGGAGGCCAAGCAGCACTCCACAATCAAGTTGCCTATCATGCCTGATGCTCCCGCTATAATCACTTTTTTCATAAGCTACTGAAAATGTTTAAATCGCGATTTGGACAGCGATGAGAACATAAGAAATGCCGAATGCACGACATAAGACACTATTTCTACAAGATAGGAAGAAAAACTCCATTGTTCAGACATAAAGTCAAATGTCTCGATGGTGCACAAAACGGCTAGATTTGAAAACAGTAGCACCATGACAAAAGGGGTCCATTTCCATTTTGCCAGATAACCCATTAGAAAAGCACTGCCCGCCAAGGTGATCAGCAGCCAATGTACAAACTGGACTCCGCTCGGATAGGCATCGTTCTGTAATTTTAAAAAAGGCTCGATCCCCGTGAAATACTCGAAGAATCCCGCCACGCCCCAAATCAACATTCCTATTGACATTAAGAGCAAAAGAAACATGTAAATTTTTGATAACAGTCGCATATGATTTTTTCTTTCTGCTAAAGTATTGCGCTACCAAAAAATCACTGTATATATTTTGCTGAAGCTTGTATATGTTTTGCTGTTTGTGCCTTGGTGCGGTTTGCCGTTTCGTTTCAAAATCCAAAACCTTACCACCAAACGCGATTTGGTTTTGGCAGTTCATCGATTACAATGGGTTCTCCGATCTGTGGGGTGACCAAGGGTATTTGTAGCTCTTTGGCTTTTTTGGATACCCGTTCTATGGGGTCTGTCCATGAATGCAGGGCCAATTTAAACGCCCCCCAATGTATGGCCATTAGGGCTTTGGCCTGTACATCGACCCCCGCTTGGGCCGTTTCTTCGGGAAACATGTGAATGTCGGGCCACATTTTGTTGTATTGGCCACATTCCATCATGGCAAAATCAAAAGGGCCATATTGTTCCCCAATCTGTTTGAAATGGGGCCCATAACCGCCATCGCCACTGAAGTAAATCGAGGTGCCGTCAGATTTGATCACCCAAGAACTCCATAAGGTGCTTTGGCCGTTGGTAAACTTCCTGCCCGAAAAATGCTGTGCTGGGGTGCAGGCCAATTGTATGTCTTCGAACATGGTCTCTTCCCACCAGTCCATTTCAGTGATTCTGTCACTGCCCACCCCCCAAGCTTCCAAATGCACACCGACACCCAGTGGTACATAATAGGCTTCGACTTTGTCTTTTAGTTTTTTTATGGACCCATAGTCCAAATGGTCATAATGATCATGTGAAATGACCACGGCATCTATCTTTGGCAGTTTTTCAATTTCAATGGGCAATTCTTTGGTAAAGCGGTTGGCGCCAAACCACGGGTGTGGGGCCGGTACTTTGCCAAACATGGGGTCGATGAGAATGTTCTTTCCATTCATCTGCAAGAGAAAGGCAGAATGCCCAAACCAAACAAGCTGAGTGCCACCCCGATGGCCGGCAAGGGCAATGGAATCTATTTTTTGCACCTCCAATTCCTTTTCGGGCCTGCCGTTTTCAACCTTTTGAAAGAAGAACTTTCGGGCAATGGAAAGCATTTCAGAAAAACTGGCATCTTCGGGAATATCCTCTTTGGTATTGACAAAAGCGCCATCTTTGAATTGTTTTGATGATAGGTACAACGCTTTTCGTTCTTTGGAAACGTCACCCCCGAAAGAGGGATAAAAATTTACAAAGGCCAAATAAATGATTACCAACGAGGCAATGAGTATGACTATGGACAGTAGCATTCGTATGAGTATTTTTTTGATTGTTTTCAAGGCGTCAGAATTCTAAAAGAATATATGGTTTTTAATTTTCTTATTTTGATTTGAGAACAAATTTACGGAGCGATTGGTTCAGATCGATGTAGGCCTGTTGCACCCAGTCGACATTCCAAAAGGGTACTATGATTCCCCTAAAATCTTCATGTAGGGTCACCTTGGTATGGTTTCCAAAAGGCTCCAAGATGTAGCGGTGATCAAAGGTGAATACGCCCAGAACGCCCCCTTTTTGGTTCAACAGTTCAAGAGGTACCGATTGTATTACCTCAAACTCAAATTCAATGGTTTCACCCTTGGGGTTGATCAAATGATAGGGCAAGCTGTTTCCCTGTTCAATTTCACCCGCTACGGGGAATAGCACATGGTTCCATTCTTTGTAGCCCTCCTCATCCATCAGAACGTCCCATATTTGTTGCGGACTTGCCTCGATGACCAGCTCGGTATGCACCGATTTTTGCCCGATCAAGTATAAAAACAGCAGTATGCCGATTACGGCCAGTGCTGCCATTGTCCA is a window from the Muricauda sp. SCSIO 65647 genome containing:
- a CDS encoding glutamine amidotransferase — encoded protein: MKKILILQMRPEDEAADSEFEAILRVGRLTQDEVHRIRLEQGIPTIDINDYSAIIAGGSPFDVSAVEENKGQAQKDIEAFYIRLFDQVVPADFPFLGACSGNGLLGNYCGAVISKKYNEPIGSVEVTVTKEGMKDPLLKGLPRTFSALVGHKEACDDVPPGTVLLVLSQPCPVQMFRVKKNIYAVQFHPEADADEFVLRIKTYKNHGYFAPEEADGLIKAVRQAQAPVPKEILWRFVQRYK
- a CDS encoding SRPBCC family protein — its product is MTGLTSKWTMAALAVIGILLFLYLIGQKSVHTELVIEASPQQIWDVLMDEEGYKEWNHVLFPVAGEIEQGNSLPYHLINPKGETIEFEFEVIQSVPLELLNQKGGVLGVFTFDHRYILEPFGNHTKVTLHEDFRGIIVPFWNVDWVQQAYIDLNQSLRKFVLKSK
- a CDS encoding NAD(P)H-binding protein; amino-acid sequence: MKKVIIAGASGMIGNLIVECCLASSEIAQVTSLVRKKTGDEHHKLKEVIIDDFGDYSAHADIFKQVDTAFFCIGVYTGQVPDAKFKEITVNYAVAFAEAVKVGNPNARLCLLSGAGADRTEKSRTSFARYKGMAENRISELGLKFHAFRPGYIYPVTPRKEPNVMYRMMRFLYPLIRLGGSSSSIKSTELATAMFRVGMNGADTEILENKAILSYC
- a CDS encoding MBL fold metallo-hydrolase — its product is MLLSIVILIASLVIIYLAFVNFYPSFGGDVSKERKALYLSSKQFKDGAFVNTKEDIPEDASFSEMLSIARKFFFQKVENGRPEKELEVQKIDSIALAGHRGGTQLVWFGHSAFLLQMNGKNILIDPMFGKVPAPHPWFGANRFTKELPIEIEKLPKIDAVVISHDHYDHLDYGSIKKLKDKVEAYYVPLGVGVHLEAWGVGSDRITEMDWWEETMFEDIQLACTPAQHFSGRKFTNGQSTLWSSWVIKSDGTSIYFSGDGGYGPHFKQIGEQYGPFDFAMMECGQYNKMWPDIHMFPEETAQAGVDVQAKALMAIHWGAFKLALHSWTDPIERVSKKAKELQIPLVTPQIGEPIVIDELPKPNRVWW
- a CDS encoding helix-turn-helix domain-containing protein, with the translated sequence MQEIVHIESISDMHDVFGLTKPKHPLVSVIRFKDTDIRPEYHHVRCSFGMYCITQKNETEGSMGYGRSSYDFQEGSMVFIKPGQVLSYDGHKSTAEDPGWALLFHPDLIRKSELGSTIDNYSFFSYDITEALHLSDEEKQTLNGLVAKIEKEYQQNIDRHSQKLINANIELLLDYCTRYYDRQFYTRTNLNKDVLTKFEHLLKEYYANENQLNGGIPSVDFCGEELHMSPKYLSDLLKKETGKSAKAHIDDFLMNKAKNRLLRSTESVSEIAYGLGYEYSQHFSKIFKAKTGMSPSEYRSLN
- a CDS encoding SRPBCC domain-containing protein, yielding METSKNETVKVERLSASYRTIYTDIIIDATPEQVWSVLTDTASYKKWAAFLVDIQGEIKDGEKITAIFQTNPKKEKRTTIEHTISVTDGKEFFWAEKGPGGIRDNHHFRVEPTSDGKTRFVQSDEIMKGITWLMGGNLSKMYAEGYTAFNRKLKAEVEQRFNQ
- a CDS encoding oxidoreductase, whose product is MDFKLKNIPTQQGRIAIVTGANNGIGFETTLAMAKYGFKVVMACRNMAKAEKAKSAILQKSPDADLDILQLDLSDLNSVRAFAKNFKNNYSKLNVLINNAGVLIYSGKKNGAGIELQFATNHLGHFLLTNLLIDLMPDDAASRIVALSSIAHKTAKIHFDDLNGENIDDAEAVYGQSKLANLMFADALNRQLKQSGKKMVALAVHPGGSDSGLFDEMSKVKYYTFKILSPFILNSNASAAKPSLFAALSTDVQGGEYFGPQGFNEFKGKVGVAKRSDYSKREDVATRLWQLSEKLTGQPFIL